The Candidatus Ancaeobacter aquaticus genomic interval GCACATAGGGTCTTTTATCCTCCAAAAGTGGTATAAGATCCGGCACTATTGAGGTGTCGCCCTGCATTCTTAACTTCCAGAGAACATCAATTCTGGTGTCTTTTTTTTCGTTGGTGAGTGAATGTATAAGCTTTGCAAAAGTTTCTTTATCAAATGTATCGTCAGCACTTTTTGTTTCCGTCTTTATCATTTCAGGCCCGAAATGGGTGATCCTTTCTTCTGCATGAACATGGGCTATAGGAATAAAACCGCTTATCATAAAAATGCTTATACATAAAAATGTGTATTGTTTTTTCATGGTTTTCTGTTTAGCTTTTCTGCTCTGTGAGGCACTCTTCTACGTAATTTGCGAGAATTTTTTTTGCCTCTTCATCTATTTGGTTAAAAACTATTCCTAGTGAATGTAGTTTTTCAATTGTATCTTCTTCTGTTCTTACAACGGTACCGATTATAATAAGTGGTCGCGCAGCTTTATCCGCAGGGATTTTTAGCTCTAAGCTTTCACCGATCGTGATATTCCTATCAGTGCTGATAAAAATGCCCCGTTCACTTAAATCTTTTGCGTTTCCAGTAAAGTAGGTGCGGGTATCTTTCTCGGAAGAATTGATAATTCGGTATTTTATTGCCATAGGAAAATGTATGCGAGGAGTCCTACGTTTTTCAGGAGCAGTGAACTTACCTAGTTTTGATTTGAAAAAATTACGATATTTCAGTCGTGTTTTTCTTCTGTCCTTTGAAAATAAACTGCTAAAACAGAGAAGCCAAAGAAGTGATACAATGACCATAAGGGCAATACGTAATGGATTAACCGTTTTCCATGAAGTTAAAAATAATGTCATTATTATAGGATGCATAATTAGGAATATAATATATAGTCTTTAATGTGTTAAGGTAAAAAACAAAAAAATACGTAAATAGTTAAAAAAAATATTTCATATTTTTACTAAATTGCTATAATTACTACTCAATATAAAGTATGGAGATTCTATCATATGTTATTAAAAAGTAAAGTGCTTTTACTCTTTGTTCTTGTTTGCCTTACTATTGGTGGTTGTGCTACCACGCAAGAAGACATAAAGGTGAAAACATGTCCTGCTGAGATTCAATACGTGTGCGCGGGATGTGGAAACAAAATTAAGCGTGATGGAGAGATGACTAAAGGCTTTATGTCTGCATGTCCACGATGCGGTAAAAAGTTTTTAGCGTTCTAAAATAATAGTACGAAAATCACTAAAAAGGGTTCTCATGAATAAAATGAATACGTTTTTAAGTAAAGTGTGTATTTGTATTATCATCGTATGTGGCGTGTTGCTAAAAGCGAACGTGATTTTTGCGCTGTATCCTGAAGATAGGGTAAAAGCAAAAAAAATGGCTCATTCATTGGAACAACGTGCGGATACGCTTTTTAATCAGTGTGTCCCTTTTTTTGGAAAACAAAAAAAATTACGACTCGGTGGGGCTGAAGAATTAGGCTGGCGTATACACGATTTCTTGGAGGAAGCGAGAAAACTTGATGGTATGGCAGGTGATTATTACAAGAACAAACGTGATATAGATGTGCTCTTGCCTACTATGAATAGACAAATAAAGGATATTGATGAAGCTTTTATTTTTACTAAAGTTTCCGATAAAATAAAAAAGCAATGGACAACTACCAAAAACACCTATTATCGGTTGGAAGTGCTTTTACAAAAAAAAGTTAAGAAAGTAAGCGCTGATGTAGAGTCGAGGCTAAGATTTGCTGTTACTAAAGTTAATCGGATTGAAAAAAAATATGTATTACGTGAGCTTCTCAAGAACTTTCTTGGTGGAAGTGAGCTCGAAAAATTCCCTTTCCCTTATGAAAAGAAATACCTTGATCCTGAACAGATTGGAGAACACTTTATATTGTCGTGGGACTGTGGTGGGGTAAAACGACTTGATAAACCGCTTATTTTGCGTTTTGAGTATATATTTAAGAATAGTAAAAATAACGGTTTTACCGAAGAAGTCTATCAAAATGAAAAGAGCGGTGGACATACATACATATATAAAAACATCGGTGCAGATTATTCAACCAGAGGAAAAA includes:
- a CDS encoding PilZ domain-containing protein, producing the protein MHPIIMTLFLTSWKTVNPLRIALMVIVSLLWLLCFSSLFSKDRRKTRLKYRNFFKSKLGKFTAPEKRRTPRIHFPMAIKYRIINSSEKDTRTYFTGNAKDLSERGIFISTDRNITIGESLELKIPADKAARPLIIIGTVVRTEEDTIEKLHSLGIVFNQIDEEAKKILANYVEECLTEQKS